In Nicotiana tabacum cultivar K326 chromosome 11, ASM71507v2, whole genome shotgun sequence, a single window of DNA contains:
- the LOC107770046 gene encoding amino acid transporter AVT1C translates to MKNSVSEHSFYIESDDDDDHQEEKQLDKPENEDGNDSDSSNYSNDDNNENDFPDSKPSSFNPPAWPQSYRQSMDIYSSVPSPSLTFLGTPSLTRLGSSFLASSLTRRHTPEVLPSLHKPLIGDEQAPHERRSSHTLLPPLPSRRSAIKKFPDEKSVAHEFPVSRQSSYGQGVLNGINVLCGVGILSTPYAVKEGGWAGLSILFIFGVLSYYTGILLRYCLDSQPGLETYPDIGQAAFGTVGRIIISIILYVELYSCCVEYIILEGDNLSALFPNAHLNLGGFQLDARHLFALITTLAVLPTVWLRDLTVLSCISAGGVIASVMVVICLYWLGLVDHVGSQSEHTVLNVSSLPVAIGLYGYCYSGHAVFPNIYTSLEKRSQFPAVLLTSFGIVTVLYAGAAVMGYMMFGDSAESQFTLNLPTNLVASKIAFWTTIVNPFTKYALTMAPVAMSLEELIPSNHAKSHMYGVLIRTALVISTLLVALKVPFFGFVMALIGSLFTMLVTLILPCACFLRILKGKTSPIQVSACILIIIIGVISAVIGSYSALSKIIQSL, encoded by the exons ATGAAGAATTCTGTCTCTGAACATAGTTTCTACATTGAGAGCGACGACGACGATGATCATCAGGAGGAGAAGCAATTGGATAAACCTGAAAATGAAGATGGAAATGACTCTGATTCTTCCAATTACTCTAATGATGATAACAATGAAAACGATTTCCCGGACAGCAAACCGAGTTCTTTCAACCCTCCTGCTTGGCCTCAAAGTTACAG GCAATCTATGGATATATATAGTAGTGTACCGTCTCCAAGTCTTACTTTCCTGGGGACACCTTCATTAACACGTTTAGGCAGCTCGTTCCTTGCCTCATCACTTACAAGGAGACACACTCCTGAAGTGTTACCCTCTCTTCATAAACCTCTCATAGGAGACGAGCAAGCACCACATGAGCGACGTAGCTCTCATACTTTGTTGCCTCCTCTTCCGTCAAGGAGGTCTGCTATTAAGAAATTTCCTGATGAGAAATCGGTTGCACATGAATTTCCAGTTTCCCGTCAAAGTTCCTATGGCCAAGGCGTGCTAAATG GTATTAATGTTCTATGTGGAGTAGGAATCCTTTCTACTCCTTATGCTGTGAAGGAAGGTGGATGGGCAGGGCTTTCTATATTATTCATCTTCGGTGTGCTATCTTACTATACTGGCATTCTCCTCAGATACTGCTTGGACAGCCAACCAGGGCTCGAGACTTATCCGGATATTGGTCAGGCAGCCTTTGGTACAGTGGGAAGAATTATCATATCG ATAATATTATACGTGGAATTATAT TCCTGTTGTGTTGAATACATAATTTTGGAGGGCGATAACCTGTCGGCTTTATTTCCAAATGCACATTTAAATTTGGGAGGGTTTCAATTAGATGCACGGCATCTCTTTGCTTTGATAACCACCTTAGCTGTTCTTCCTACCGTTTGGTTGCGCGATCTCACAGTTCTTAGTTGCATCTCAG CTGGAGGAGTTATTGCTTCTGTAATGGTCGTCATTTGCTTGTACTGGCTTGGCTTAGTGGATCATGTTGGCTCTCAAAGCGAACATACTGTACTGAATGTTTCTAGTCTCCCTGTTGCTATCGGACTTTATGGATACTGTTACTCCGGACATGCAGTTTTTCccaatatatatacatcattGGAGAAACGCAGTCAATTCCCTGCTGTCCTCTTAACCAG TTTCGGTATTGTGACTGTGTTGTATGCTGGAGCAGCTGTGATGGGATACATGATGTTTGGCGACTCAGCTGAATCCCAGTTTACTCTAAACTTGCCCACAAATTTAGTTGCCTCCAAAATTGCTTTTTGGACAACC ATTGTTAATCCATTCACAAAATAT GCTTTAACCATGGCCCCTGTTGCTATGAGTTTGGAGGAGTTGATACCATCGAACCACGCCAAATCTCACATGTACGGAGTCCTTATTAGAACTGCACTTGTGATATCCACATTACTTGTGGCGCTTAAAGTTCCTTTTTTTG GATTTGTGATGGCATTGATTGGATCATTATTTACAATGCTAGTT ACATTGATCCTACCTTGTGCTTGCTTCTTGAGAAtattgaaaggaaaaacaagtcCAATTCAG GTATCAGCATGTATACTTATTATCATAATTGGTGTCATATCAGCAGTTATTGGGTCCTATTCAGCtctctccaaaatcatccaaagTTTATGA